The Streptomyces kanamyceticus genome window below encodes:
- a CDS encoding phytanoyl-CoA dioxygenase family protein yields MPHLSELTTPENLSEDTVCRYRDEGFVHVPQVLSAEEVATYRAAAERILERDMEIWAGGDDGAQVEVNYVTQAWRKDETLRQLALHPGLTGIAGRLAGGPLRLYSSEVLVKEPRDAPPTLVHDDEAGLPMDNLSLTLTAWIALVDVPVERGCLSYIPGSHLRKASERLVHMTSFEHFKSAEEVWPDYPWQPRVTVPLRAGDVAFHHCRTIHMAGANLTDERRVGHGVIFMDAGTTYLPGVMDEYLSHLRPGQPLDDEKVFPLITG; encoded by the coding sequence ATGCCGCACCTGAGCGAACTGACCACGCCCGAGAACCTGTCCGAGGACACGGTCTGCCGATATCGCGACGAAGGCTTCGTCCACGTGCCCCAAGTGCTCTCGGCGGAGGAAGTGGCCACCTACCGGGCGGCCGCCGAGCGGATCCTGGAGCGTGACATGGAGATCTGGGCGGGCGGCGACGACGGCGCCCAGGTCGAGGTCAACTACGTGACGCAGGCCTGGCGCAAGGACGAGACGCTGCGGCAACTCGCCCTGCATCCCGGCCTCACCGGCATCGCCGGCCGGCTGGCCGGCGGCCCGCTGCGGCTCTACAGCAGCGAAGTCCTGGTGAAGGAGCCCCGCGACGCACCGCCGACCCTGGTCCACGACGACGAGGCCGGGTTACCGATGGACAACCTGTCGTTGACGCTGACCGCCTGGATCGCGCTGGTCGACGTACCGGTGGAACGGGGCTGCCTGAGCTACATCCCCGGCTCACACCTGCGCAAGGCCTCGGAGCGGCTGGTGCACATGACCAGTTTCGAGCACTTCAAGTCCGCCGAGGAGGTGTGGCCCGACTATCCCTGGCAGCCGCGGGTGACCGTGCCGCTGCGCGCCGGGGACGTCGCGTTCCACCACTGCCGGACGATCCACATGGCCGGTGCCAACCTCACCGACGAGCGGCGGGTGGGCCACGGCGTGATCTTCATGGACGCCGGAACGACCTATCTGCCGGGGGTGATGGACGAGTACCTCTCCCATCTGCGGCCGGGGCAGCCGCTGGACGACGAGAAGGTGTTCCCGCTCATCACCGGCTGA
- a CDS encoding class I SAM-dependent DNA methyltransferase, translated as MYGTEASEIYELLHQGKGKDYGDEAEEIAWRVRTLLPNADSLLDVACGTGAHLQHFRKEFARVEGLELSEPMAAAARRRLPGVSVHGGDMRDFAIGASYSAITCMFGSIGYLADTAELNAALRRFARHLVPGGVVAIDPWWFPDTFLDGYVSSGTATARGRTLARVSHAVRAGNASRMEVHYLVADAESGVRHFDETHLITLFTREQYEAAFTGAGLTVEYTPELHGGRGLFTGALTRPRAA; from the coding sequence TTGTACGGCACGGAAGCCAGCGAGATCTACGAACTGCTGCACCAGGGCAAGGGCAAGGACTACGGCGACGAGGCGGAGGAGATCGCCTGGCGCGTCAGGACCCTGCTCCCGAACGCCGATTCGCTGCTCGACGTGGCCTGCGGCACCGGCGCCCATCTCCAGCACTTCCGCAAGGAGTTCGCCCGCGTCGAGGGCTTGGAGCTGTCCGAGCCGATGGCCGCGGCCGCGCGTCGGCGGCTCCCCGGAGTGAGCGTGCACGGCGGCGACATGCGCGACTTCGCGATCGGCGCCTCCTACTCCGCGATCACCTGCATGTTCGGCTCGATCGGCTATCTCGCCGACACCGCCGAACTGAACGCCGCGCTCCGCCGGTTCGCCCGGCACCTGGTCCCCGGCGGGGTGGTCGCGATCGACCCCTGGTGGTTCCCCGACACGTTCCTCGACGGCTATGTGTCGAGCGGCACCGCCACCGCGCGGGGCAGGACGCTGGCCCGGGTGTCACACGCGGTGCGCGCGGGGAACGCGTCACGGATGGAGGTGCACTACCTCGTCGCGGACGCGGAGTCGGGTGTCCGGCACTTCGACGAGACGCATCTGATCACGCTGTTCACCCGTGAGCAGTACGAAGCGGCGTTCACCGGGGCCGGTCTCACCGTCGAGTACACCCCCGAACTGCACGGCGGCCGGGGCCTGTTCACGGGTGCGCTCACCCGGCCCCGCGCCGCCTGA
- a CDS encoding class I SAM-dependent methyltransferase, producing the protein MTSCRICGGRLHEFGDFGTQPLSSGFLEPDYIGDEYFFRLALGVCASCGMVQLMEEVPRHLMFNGHYPYLSSGSSVMRKHFEQTAQYFLKTELTSPDSFAVELGCNDGIMLKALAEAGVRHLGVEPSESVADIARRLGIRVTTEFFQESTATEIREAEGPAQLIYAANTICHIPYMDSIFRGVDALLAPDGVFVFEDPYLADIVEKTSYDQIYDEHYYFFSVTSVAAMAERFGFELVNAERLEVHGGEVRYTIARKGRRTPDPSVAELLAEEKAKRLTRLDTLKAFFGQVERSRDDLVSLLRKLRAEGRTVVGYGATAKSATVANYCGIGPDLVSFVSDTTPNKQGRLTPGSHIPVRPREAFENPYPDYALLFAWNHSEEIIAKETRFREAGGKWILYVPHVRVV; encoded by the coding sequence ATGACGAGCTGCCGTATTTGTGGCGGCCGACTTCACGAGTTCGGTGATTTCGGCACGCAGCCGCTGTCCAGCGGGTTCCTCGAACCCGACTACATCGGGGACGAGTACTTCTTCCGGCTCGCACTGGGCGTATGCGCCTCGTGCGGCATGGTCCAACTCATGGAGGAGGTACCGCGGCATCTGATGTTCAACGGGCACTACCCGTATCTGTCGTCAGGGTCCTCGGTCATGAGGAAGCACTTCGAGCAGACCGCCCAGTACTTCCTGAAGACGGAGCTGACGTCCCCCGACTCCTTCGCGGTCGAACTCGGCTGCAACGACGGCATCATGCTCAAGGCCCTCGCCGAGGCGGGCGTACGGCACCTGGGCGTGGAGCCGTCCGAGAGCGTCGCCGACATCGCCCGCAGGCTCGGCATCCGCGTGACGACCGAGTTCTTCCAGGAATCCACCGCCACCGAGATCCGCGAGGCCGAGGGCCCGGCCCAGCTGATCTACGCGGCGAACACCATCTGCCACATCCCGTACATGGACTCGATCTTCCGCGGCGTCGACGCCCTGCTCGCCCCGGACGGCGTCTTCGTCTTCGAGGACCCCTACCTCGCCGACATCGTCGAGAAGACCTCCTACGACCAGATCTACGACGAGCACTACTACTTCTTCAGCGTCACCTCCGTGGCGGCGATGGCCGAACGGTTCGGCTTCGAGCTGGTCAACGCCGAACGCCTGGAGGTCCACGGCGGCGAGGTCCGCTACACGATCGCCCGAAAGGGCCGCCGCACTCCCGACCCTTCGGTCGCGGAGCTGCTCGCCGAGGAGAAGGCGAAGCGGCTCACCCGGCTGGACACGCTGAAGGCGTTCTTCGGGCAGGTCGAGCGCTCCCGCGACGATCTGGTGAGCCTGCTGAGGAAACTCAGGGCGGAGGGGCGCACGGTCGTCGGATACGGCGCCACCGCCAAGAGCGCCACCGTGGCCAACTACTGCGGCATCGGCCCCGATCTGGTGTCCTTCGTCTCCGACACCACGCCGAACAAACAGGGGCGCCTCACCCCCGGCTCCCACATCCCGGTGCGCCCCCGCGAGGCGTTCGAGAACCCGTATCCCGACTACGCGCTGCTCTTCGCCTGGAACCACTCCGAGGAGATCATCGCGAAGGAGACCCGGTTCCGTGAGGCGGGCGGGAAGTGGATCCTCTACGTCCCGCACGTCCGCGTGGTCTGA